Part of the Kineococcus aurantiacus genome, TCGCGGCGGGCCGGTCCGCGTTCCTAGCGTTCCCAGCGTGAACCGACTCCTGGAGAAGGACCCCGCGCAGGACCCCGCACGCGTCGGGCGGGGGCGGTTGCGCGCCCTCGTCGCCCGCCACCCGCTCGTCGCGTTCTTCGTGATCGCCCTGGGCGCCAGCTGGGCCGCCTGGACCCCCTACGTCCTGTCCGCCCACGGCCTCGGCGTGTGGGACCTGCGCTTCCCCGAACTCCTCGGCACCGCCCAGTTCTCCGGCGTCCTGCCCGGCGCCCTCCTCGGCCCGCTCGGCGCGGGTTTCCTCGTCACGGCCCTCGTCGACGGCCGCGCCGGGCTGCGCCGCTGGTTCGGCCGGTTGTGGCGCTGGCGGGTCCCCGGCCGCTGGTACGCCCTGGCCCTGCTCGGCGTCCCGCTGCTGGTCCTGGCCTCGGGCCTGCCGCTGTCCGGCGGCGTCGTCCAGGCGCCCGCGCCGCTGGTGCTGGCCGCCCTCGTCCCCGGGCTCGTCGTGCAGGTCTTCACGACGGGGCTGGCCGAGGAACCGGGCTGGCGGGACTTCGCCCTGCCCCGGCTGCAGGAGCGGTTCGGGCCCACGGGCGCCGTGGCCGTCCTGGGGCCGCTGTGGGCGCTGTGGCACCTGCCGCTGTTCCTCAGCGACTGGGGCGGGTACCCGGGTTCGCCGTGGACGCAGGTGCTCTGGTTCACCGGGTTCTGCGTCACCTTCAACGTCGTCGTCGCCTGGGTCTTCAACCGCACCGGCGAGAGCCTGCCCGTCGTGACGCTGCTGCACGTCGGGGTGAACAACACCGTCTCGACGCTGTGGACCGAGGTCTACCCGGCGATGTCCGCCGACCGCGTCGTCCCCGGCCTGTTCGCCGTCTCGGCCGTGGCCGCCGCGGCGCTGCTCGTCGCCACCCGCGGACGGCTCGGGTACCGCCCCGCCCCGGCTCGTACACTCCGCTGATGGGTTCCGGGCCGGTCCGCGTGCGCTCCCGGGACGTCCTCGTCGCCGGCGCGACGGCCGCCGTCGGCCTGGCCCTGCTCGTGGCCGCCCCCGCCCTGCTCGCCGACGAGGGCCCCGCGGTGACCGGGGACCTGCCGGCCCCCCTCGCCCCCGCCTGGTGGGCCCTCGCCGCCGCGCTGGTCGCCCAGGCCGCCGCGCTCGTCGTGGTCCGGTCCCTGCCGCGGACCACCGTCGCGGTCGTCGCGGCGCTCGCCGCGGCCTCCGCCGCGCTCCTGCCGCCCGGCCTGCACGGCCTGGGGAGCCTGCCCGTCGTCGTCGCGGTCGTCGTCGCGGTGGCCGGCGCCACCTCCCGCGCGTGGCCGGTGCTGCTCGCGGCCGCAGTGGCCGTGGCGGTGGGGGAGACCGCCGGCGGGCGGCCCGTCCTGGAGGGAGCGGTGCAGGCCGCGGCCCTCGTGGGGCTGCCGGCCGTGGGCGGTCTGGTCCTGCGCTCCCGGCGGGACCTGCGGGTGGCGCGCTCGCGCGAGCAGGAGGCCCTGGTGCAGGCGGCCCTGGCGCGCGAGCGCACCGCGATGGCCCGCGAGCTGCACGACGTCGCCGCGCACCACCTGTCGGGCATCGCCCTCGTGGCCGCGGTCGTGGACCGGCAGATCGACACCGACCCCGCCGGGGCCCACGAGGGGGCCCGGCAGATCCGCGCCCAGAGCACGAGCGTCCTGGACGACCTGCGCCGGCTGGTGGGGCTGCTGCGCGAGGACG contains:
- a CDS encoding sensor histidine kinase codes for the protein MGSGPVRVRSRDVLVAGATAAVGLALLVAAPALLADEGPAVTGDLPAPLAPAWWALAAALVAQAAALVVVRSLPRTTVAVVAALAAASAALLPPGLHGLGSLPVVVAVVVAVAGATSRAWPVLLAAAVAVAVGETAGGRPVLEGAVQAAALVGLPAVGGLVLRSRRDLRVARSREQEALVQAALARERTAMARELHDVAAHHLSGIALVAAVVDRQIDTDPAGAHEGARQIRAQSTSVLDDLRRLVGLLREDGAADRTVESVATIADLVGRSPHPVTLRTHPREGVALGSGVGPLAQLAAYRAVQEALSNAAVHAPGADCRVEVDDRDPARLRVQVRNSAPAAPAPRRTAGGFGLRGMRERADLVGATVRYGPTPDGGWCVEFSVERPAGPGGGA
- a CDS encoding CPBP family glutamic-type intramembrane protease; this encodes MNRLLEKDPAQDPARVGRGRLRALVARHPLVAFFVIALGASWAAWTPYVLSAHGLGVWDLRFPELLGTAQFSGVLPGALLGPLGAGFLVTALVDGRAGLRRWFGRLWRWRVPGRWYALALLGVPLLVLASGLPLSGGVVQAPAPLVLAALVPGLVVQVFTTGLAEEPGWRDFALPRLQERFGPTGAVAVLGPLWALWHLPLFLSDWGGYPGSPWTQVLWFTGFCVTFNVVVAWVFNRTGESLPVVTLLHVGVNNTVSTLWTEVYPAMSADRVVPGLFAVSAVAAAALLVATRGRLGYRPAPARTLR